A window of Nicotiana sylvestris chromosome 8, ASM39365v2, whole genome shotgun sequence genomic DNA:
atgtatctaatAGCGGAGGCATTTTCGAACacactggatgcagtccgtttccatggtaatccaaaagtaaccagcccgaagtatcttctttgctaggACAAAAcaattcatatgtggaccgcaggtcacaacatgaatttcctctagtaacctggatgcttccttcgcgtcaacacatcttaatagtcCCATATCTGGAGTCCTCCTATaaaggattcctccactgtgaaagaggttgttggacaatctccgaagtgtgcatttctgagtaggatttgcaagctctgggtactctcctttttccaaatattccttgatatcatgaaaccaatgCTTTCCGTCtgttcttcttcaacatgggcacaataagctggctgatcatggatctttactggaatgggatcaatgaaattcttgtctagatgttgtatcatagacgacagggtagccaatgcctcggcgaactcattctggactctgggaacatgttggaactccgtcttcgtgaacctctttctcaattcttgtacatgatgcagatacaggagtatcttggagttcttggttgcccattcttctcgtacctgatgtataagtaagtctgaatcttcGATTACTAGAAGCTCTTGAACATTCATaccaatggccattttgagtcctaagatgcaggcttcatactcggccatattgttggtgcatgggaacctgagtttggcacaTACCGGATAacgctgaccggtttctgatactacgACTGCTCCTGTGccgactcctttgaaatttgctgctccatcgaaaaacattctccaactgtcataggattctgcaatgtcttctcctatgaatgatacctcctcATCAGGAAAgtacatttttaggggttcgtattctccatccacaggATTCTAAGTGAGGTGGTCTATCAGTGCTTGTctcttgaccgctttctgagttacgtagacaatgtcaaattcactcaacaggatttgccacttggctagcttgacagtgggcatgggcttctgaaagatgtacttcaaaggatccatccttgatataagatatgtagtataggcacaagaGTAATGCCCCAgattctgagctacccaagtcaaagaaCAACAGGTGCACTCCAATAGAgtataccgggcctcgtacggggtgaacttcttactaagataatagatggcttgttccttcctccccgGTTCATCATGCTGCCCAGAACGCAGCGaaaagctccatccaacactgcaaggtagagtagtaagggtctacctggctcggatGGGACTAAGACTAATGGtattgacaggtattccttgattctgtcgaaggccttttggcagtcaccAGTCTATTTGGTAGttgcgtccttcttcaacatcttaaagattggttcacaaataactgtagactgtgctatgaatcggctgatatagttgagccttcccaagaaactcatcacatccttcttgttctttggaggtggcaattcttgaaaggctttgacttttgatggatccagttctattcctcggcgactcaaaATAAACCCGAGCAATTTcctagcaggaaccccaaatgcgtatttggcaggattcagtttcaggttgtaccttcacaatctattgaagaacttcctcagatcttccatgtgatcagtggctttcttggatttgatgataacatcatctacatatacttctatctccttgtgtatcatatcatggaaaatggtagtcatggccctcatgtaggtggcccctgcattcttcggGCCGAACGGCTTAATCTTGTAATAGGACATTCCCCAcgacgtaatgaaag
This region includes:
- the LOC138875090 gene encoding uncharacterized protein, with amino-acid sequence MYFPDEEVSFIGEDIAESYDSWRMFFDGAANFKGVGTGAVVVSETGQRYPVCAKLRFPCTNNMAEYEACILGLKMAIGMNVQELLVIEDSDLLIHQVREEWATKNSKILLRTDGKHWFHDIKEYLEKGEYPELANPTQKCTLRRLSNNLFHSGGILYRRTPDMGLLRCVDAKEASRLLEEIHVVTCGPHMNCFVLAKKILRAGYFWITMETDCIQCVRKCLRY